In Erythrobacter sp. F6033, a single genomic region encodes these proteins:
- a CDS encoding succinylglutamate desuccinylase/aspartoacylase family protein, whose translation MHSPQLQSFSIAGHSVAPGSAKDISIPVSTMATGYDSHLAVRVLHGAQPGPAIFISGAIHGDEIIGTAIIQRLAHELDPALLSGTIILVPVSNIFGFVSHSRYLPDRRDLNRSFPGNSNGSLAGQLANVFFSEIVSRTTLGIDIHSAAVHRYNLPQIRIASGSARLLELAMAFAAPVVIESPLRDGSLRALAKEHGVEMLLLEAGEALRFDDLSIETGTSGVLRVLAHLKMLDLSDNLLELGTPARSKKTQWVRSARGGVVHIAKTSGDAVREGDLLATVAGLFGEEPEGIYSPTDGIVIGHATLPVVHQGDALFHIACVTNPERVGERIETYTDAVMASDPDEFAEALLDEDEVL comes from the coding sequence ATGCACTCGCCCCAACTTCAATCCTTTTCAATCGCAGGCCACTCTGTCGCTCCCGGTTCAGCCAAGGATATTTCCATCCCTGTATCGACTATGGCCACGGGCTACGATTCCCATCTCGCTGTGCGCGTATTGCATGGCGCTCAGCCGGGTCCGGCGATTTTCATCAGCGGCGCAATTCATGGTGATGAAATCATCGGGACCGCTATCATCCAGCGGCTTGCTCATGAGCTTGACCCGGCGTTGCTAAGCGGGACAATTATTCTTGTGCCTGTCAGCAATATTTTCGGCTTTGTCAGCCACTCGCGCTATCTGCCCGACAGGCGCGACTTGAACCGCTCCTTTCCTGGCAATTCCAACGGATCACTCGCTGGTCAATTGGCTAACGTGTTCTTTAGCGAGATAGTAAGCCGTACCACACTCGGGATCGATATTCACTCTGCGGCTGTACACCGGTACAACCTACCGCAAATTCGTATCGCGTCGGGAAGCGCGCGACTTTTGGAATTGGCCATGGCATTTGCCGCCCCGGTCGTTATCGAAAGCCCCCTGCGCGATGGATCTTTGCGTGCACTTGCAAAAGAGCACGGTGTCGAAATGCTGTTGCTTGAAGCGGGTGAGGCGCTGAGGTTTGACGATCTCTCGATCGAGACCGGAACATCAGGTGTTTTGCGCGTCCTCGCCCATCTCAAAATGCTCGATCTCTCAGACAATCTGCTCGAACTCGGCACCCCGGCCCGCTCTAAAAAAACTCAGTGGGTACGTTCTGCGAGAGGCGGCGTGGTCCATATCGCAAAGACCTCAGGCGACGCGGTTCGTGAAGGCGACCTGCTCGCCACGGTCGCCGGATTGTTCGGTGAGGAACCGGAAGGCATTTATTCTCCGACCGATGGCATTGTCATAGGCCACGCGACCCTTCCCGTCGTCCATCAAGGCGATGCATTGTTCCACATCGCCTGCGTCACAAATCCGGAGCGAGTGGGAGAGCGGATCGAAACCTACACTGATGCCGTCATGGCAAGCGACCCAGACGAGTTTGCCGAAGCTTTGCTTGACGAAGACGAAGTTCTCTAG
- the smpB gene encoding SsrA-binding protein SmpB, whose amino-acid sequence MARPKPPIFDKHKTVAENRRARFDYHIEDKFEAGLALQGTEVKALRAGEATIAESYAEVRDGQVWLINSNIPEYSHGNRLNHEPRRPRKLLLNEREINKMFGAVERKGMTLVPLSVYFNGKGRAKVELALAKGKQAHDKRATIKDRDWKRDKARLMRDRG is encoded by the coding sequence ATGGCACGTCCAAAACCTCCCATATTCGACAAGCACAAGACAGTAGCGGAAAACCGCCGTGCGCGGTTCGATTATCATATCGAGGACAAGTTCGAGGCCGGGCTTGCGCTTCAAGGCACTGAAGTAAAAGCGCTTCGGGCTGGTGAAGCAACGATTGCTGAGAGCTATGCTGAGGTCAGGGATGGTCAGGTATGGCTGATCAATTCAAACATTCCCGAATACAGCCATGGCAACCGTTTGAACCACGAGCCGCGCCGGCCACGCAAATTGCTGCTCAACGAACGCGAAATCAACAAGATGTTCGGCGCGGTTGAGCGCAAGGGAATGACCCTCGTGCCGCTCTCGGTTTACTTTAACGGCAAAGGCAGAGCCAAGGTCGAGCTAGCGCTCGCAAAGGGTAAGCAGGCGCATGACAAGCGCGCGACAATCAAGGACCGCGATTGGAAGCGCGACAAAGCCCGTTTGATGCGAGATCGCGGATAA
- a CDS encoding DUF2062 domain-containing protein, which produces MPKREEMARNKYLRPIAHRFLTPELWRFTRRSVPRGVALGLFSAFIIPVGQIFLAAFLALPSRANVPLAALVTFVTNPFTIAFWAVLANKVGAFMLRIDAATTGVASEQLESGAWQWVIDAFQVAGVTVVGFFVLAVVSSSAGYLLSSAIWRILVSRKRAKRLKQMEARLDHRLNAN; this is translated from the coding sequence ATGCCCAAGCGTGAAGAGATGGCGCGTAACAAATACCTACGCCCCATCGCGCACAGGTTTCTGACCCCGGAACTGTGGCGCTTTACGCGCCGCTCTGTCCCGCGCGGCGTCGCTTTGGGTCTTTTCTCCGCCTTTATCATCCCGGTTGGACAGATTTTTCTGGCAGCATTTTTGGCGTTGCCGTCGCGTGCAAACGTGCCGCTTGCCGCTCTTGTCACTTTCGTCACGAATCCATTCACCATCGCTTTCTGGGCAGTGCTCGCCAATAAAGTCGGGGCCTTCATGCTCCGGATTGATGCCGCTACCACCGGGGTTGCGTCTGAACAGCTTGAGAGTGGAGCCTGGCAATGGGTGATTGATGCATTCCAAGTCGCCGGAGTGACTGTTGTCGGATTTTTCGTGCTTGCGGTTGTGTCATCTTCGGCAGGCTATCTGCTTTCGAGTGCGATCTGGCGCATCCTTGTTTCACGCAAACGGGCAAAACGATTGAAACAGATGGAAGCCCGTCTCGACCATCGCCTCAACGCGAACTAA
- a CDS encoding response regulator produces the protein MTGALLLSSVVLFVATSDIVLTLAYTLGLAVILGGIFAIERMQAQPEIEADASIDWSVTFAAIEVEDSDTAVAITDRANRLVCANGAFTEAFGVGSSPPSLPLGRPELESVTRLARQAWRDGSGELEELLAPAGAKAWQVTVKRAGRGDDHLIWRFAKLKSDAAEAVEDLDLSGPFGRMLSRAGIETAITTAEGVVRSVSSGFAERAAGDGSATLVGQDFVSFLRSDDRDRIFFTREGRGGTPQTLVDVPLQDPSLAGAVSSEENTTLMLLVDSGVGIGGGWEGSAQAGVAQLEALLAQLPLGLAMTDRDGRFLFGNEAFLRSVDREGKGLPAFPTDLVVREDKAALSDAVRRHGRGPATSGDIPVRLTSQPDETVSLGLAGVRGLGEAAVLLSLTDSSEEAQLKRQVAQATKMQAVGQLAGGVAHDFNNVLTAIIGTCDLMLLRHTPGDSDYDDIQQIRANSNRAASLTRQLLAFSRQQTLRPEILQLPDVVSEVGPLIKRLLGEKITYFVQHDRNLGAVRADPQQLEQVIMNLAVNARDAIQSHGRGAGRISLLTRSLKATEVLKLGSEVLPPADYTVLIVQDTGGGIPAAVLPKLFEPFFTTKEQGKGTGLGLSTAYGIVKQSGGFLFADNVSDANGKQVGARFTVYFPVHRGEAPKRREAPAPVSSEWSAGGKILLVEDEDMVRAVAERALARAGYEVTACSGGEDGLEAIIDGGEFDLIVSDVVMPGMDGPAMVREIRAKLPDMPVLFMSGYAEEQLRKDIDIPDMHFIAKPFSVSAISDKVSAVMHAAKSDKASN, from the coding sequence TTGACCGGCGCGCTGTTGCTCAGTTCTGTTGTCCTGTTTGTTGCAACATCCGATATCGTGCTGACGCTTGCATATACGCTCGGCTTGGCAGTGATCCTTGGCGGTATTTTTGCAATTGAGCGAATGCAGGCGCAGCCAGAGATAGAGGCCGATGCATCGATCGACTGGTCGGTTACATTCGCGGCAATCGAAGTCGAGGATTCGGACACAGCGGTCGCCATCACCGATCGGGCGAACCGTTTGGTGTGCGCGAACGGCGCATTCACTGAGGCGTTTGGCGTTGGTAGTTCACCACCATCACTGCCTCTGGGCCGGCCAGAGCTAGAGTCCGTTACGCGGCTTGCTCGCCAGGCATGGCGAGACGGATCGGGCGAACTCGAAGAACTTCTTGCGCCGGCTGGCGCGAAAGCTTGGCAAGTGACTGTCAAACGCGCGGGCCGAGGCGACGATCATTTGATCTGGCGATTTGCGAAGCTGAAAAGCGATGCGGCGGAAGCGGTAGAGGACTTGGATCTCTCTGGCCCGTTTGGGCGGATGCTAAGCCGTGCTGGTATCGAAACCGCGATCACTACTGCAGAAGGTGTCGTGCGCTCTGTGAGTTCTGGGTTTGCCGAGCGTGCTGCGGGCGACGGATCAGCCACCCTAGTTGGCCAAGATTTCGTTTCGTTCCTGCGTTCAGATGATCGAGATCGTATCTTCTTTACTCGGGAAGGAAGGGGCGGGACTCCCCAAACTCTAGTCGACGTTCCGCTGCAGGATCCATCGCTTGCAGGAGCTGTTAGCTCTGAAGAGAATACCACTTTGATGCTGCTCGTTGATAGCGGGGTTGGTATCGGAGGCGGTTGGGAAGGCTCCGCGCAGGCAGGCGTGGCTCAACTCGAAGCGTTGCTCGCACAATTGCCTTTAGGTTTGGCAATGACAGATCGCGATGGCCGTTTTCTGTTCGGTAACGAGGCTTTCCTTCGTTCGGTTGATCGCGAAGGCAAAGGCCTGCCAGCTTTTCCAACTGACCTTGTCGTGCGTGAAGACAAAGCGGCTTTGTCAGACGCGGTTCGGAGGCATGGACGTGGGCCGGCAACAAGCGGCGATATTCCGGTTCGGCTTACATCCCAGCCGGATGAAACTGTGTCGCTTGGATTGGCTGGAGTGCGCGGCCTTGGCGAGGCGGCGGTACTGCTTAGTCTCACCGATTCAAGCGAAGAGGCTCAGCTTAAGCGCCAGGTGGCTCAGGCGACCAAGATGCAAGCAGTTGGGCAACTGGCGGGCGGTGTGGCGCACGACTTTAACAATGTGCTTACGGCCATCATCGGCACGTGTGACCTGATGCTGTTGAGGCATACGCCGGGTGACAGTGACTACGATGATATTCAGCAAATCCGCGCCAATTCCAATCGCGCGGCTTCATTGACGCGGCAATTGCTTGCGTTCTCTCGCCAGCAAACTCTGCGCCCGGAAATTCTGCAGCTGCCGGATGTTGTCAGCGAAGTCGGACCGCTCATAAAGCGTCTGCTCGGCGAAAAGATCACCTATTTTGTGCAGCATGACCGCAATTTGGGGGCAGTGCGCGCTGATCCACAGCAGCTTGAGCAAGTTATCATGAACCTTGCGGTAAATGCGCGCGATGCGATCCAGTCCCATGGCCGGGGTGCTGGGCGTATTTCGCTTTTGACGCGCAGTCTTAAAGCCACAGAGGTGCTGAAGCTGGGATCAGAGGTCCTGCCACCAGCAGACTACACCGTGCTGATTGTGCAAGACACGGGCGGCGGCATTCCTGCAGCGGTTCTGCCGAAACTGTTCGAACCGTTCTTTACGACCAAGGAGCAGGGGAAGGGCACAGGCCTCGGCTTGTCTACCGCTTACGGTATTGTGAAGCAGTCAGGCGGATTCTTGTTCGCAGACAATGTTAGCGATGCAAACGGCAAGCAGGTCGGCGCGCGCTTTACCGTCTATTTCCCGGTCCATCGCGGGGAAGCACCAAAACGCCGCGAAGCCCCTGCGCCTGTTTCATCCGAATGGTCAGCTGGCGGCAAAATTCTGCTCGTTGAAGATGAAGACATGGTTCGCGCAGTTGCCGAGCGTGCGCTGGCGCGAGCAGGGTATGAGGTAACGGCATGCTCCGGAGGGGAAGACGGGCTCGAAGCAATCATTGACGGCGGTGAATTTGACCTCATCGTGAGCGATGTCGTGATGCCGGGAATGGATGGTCCGGCGATGGTTCGGGAAATTCGTGCGAAGCTTCCGGACATGCCTGTGCTGTTTATGTCGGGCTATGCCGAAGAGCAGCTGCGCAAGGATATCGACATCCCGGATATGCACTTCATCGCGAAGCCTTTCAGTGTCTCTGCGATCAGCGACAAGGTCAGCGCCGTGATGCACGCTGCCAAGTCGGACAAAGCATCCAATTGA
- a CDS encoding DUF4139 domain-containing protein, which produces MNTKAYTRTIKFASIGAAALVSTSAISQGTPETSDTEQGDVSVTIYNNNLALVQDIRQIDIRQGRSRVEFPDVSARIQPQTLSFYAPSTTIIEQNFDYDLLTPTKLMEKAIGQTVTLLRTNPATGIETRERATVLSTAGGVVIRIGNRIEVLRDDGLPVRVIFDQVPPNLRARPTLSVNIDSSRPGARPVSLRYLSSGLGWSSDYVALYNEKTQSIDMQGWVTLTNQTGTTFYQANTLLVAGNPNGSRGRGFGSSRGRITPGTESANRERLGDFYLYPIEGRTTIANAQTKQVSFLDVQGVPARKVYTRNVGWMANDSNPVNVTSAISFSSSRNQGLGDALPAGTVRFYQRDSQGTPQFIGENTIGHTPMGSELSLATGDAFDITVQAEVEKRETITSSEWERSARYRVIEDGEIVSQVDVERPKKFYRTTMRYTLTNAKNEAVEVDLTQGGLNRYWWANDYRVVSEDIVGEQLNFDRRKWVVPVPAEGKRVIRVTFETRY; this is translated from the coding sequence ATGAATACCAAAGCATACACCCGGACTATCAAGTTCGCATCGATTGGCGCCGCTGCGCTCGTTTCGACTAGCGCGATATCTCAGGGCACCCCTGAGACGAGCGATACCGAACAAGGCGATGTGTCGGTAACGATCTACAACAACAATTTGGCCTTGGTTCAGGATATCCGTCAGATCGACATCAGGCAGGGGCGCAGCCGGGTTGAGTTCCCCGATGTGTCTGCGCGAATTCAGCCGCAGACTCTCAGCTTTTACGCTCCGAGCACCACAATTATTGAGCAGAATTTCGATTATGATCTGCTGACCCCGACCAAGCTTATGGAAAAGGCTATTGGTCAAACTGTCACTCTCTTGCGAACAAACCCGGCGACTGGGATTGAAACGCGCGAGCGAGCAACTGTTCTATCAACGGCAGGCGGCGTCGTGATCCGGATCGGCAACCGGATCGAGGTTCTGCGCGACGATGGCCTTCCGGTTCGCGTCATCTTTGATCAGGTGCCGCCAAATCTGCGAGCGCGTCCGACACTATCCGTAAACATCGATAGCAGTCGTCCTGGTGCGCGGCCTGTTTCTTTGAGGTACCTTTCAAGCGGTCTTGGCTGGTCCTCTGATTATGTCGCACTCTATAACGAGAAAACACAATCGATCGATATGCAGGGTTGGGTGACTCTGACGAACCAAACCGGCACGACTTTCTATCAGGCGAACACTTTGCTGGTTGCGGGCAATCCTAACGGATCAAGAGGCCGCGGTTTCGGCAGTTCGCGCGGCCGCATTACTCCAGGCACCGAAAGCGCGAACCGTGAGCGATTGGGTGATTTTTATCTCTATCCAATCGAGGGTCGGACTACGATCGCGAATGCCCAGACAAAGCAGGTGAGCTTCCTCGACGTGCAGGGCGTGCCTGCGCGTAAGGTTTACACTCGTAACGTTGGCTGGATGGCGAATGACAGCAACCCGGTGAACGTGACGAGCGCGATTTCTTTTTCCTCCTCTCGCAATCAAGGATTGGGTGACGCACTGCCCGCCGGTACAGTCCGCTTTTATCAGCGTGACAGTCAGGGAACGCCGCAGTTCATTGGCGAGAACACAATCGGCCACACTCCGATGGGCAGCGAGCTGTCTCTCGCAACAGGCGATGCGTTCGACATCACAGTCCAGGCCGAGGTTGAGAAGCGTGAGACAATCACATCCTCTGAATGGGAACGTTCCGCGCGTTACCGCGTGATCGAAGACGGCGAGATTGTCAGTCAGGTTGATGTGGAGCGCCCCAAGAAATTTTACCGTACAACCATGCGTTACACGCTGACCAATGCAAAGAATGAGGCGGTAGAGGTCGATCTGACCCAAGGTGGCCTCAACCGTTATTGGTGGGCGAATGATTATCGTGTCGTAAGCGAAGACATCGTAGGTGAGCAGCTTAACTTCGATCGTCGCAAGTGGGTTGTCCCTGTGCCAGCAGAAGGCAAACGCGTCATTCGGGTCACTTTCGAAACCCGCTATTGA
- the recA gene encoding recombinase RecA, which produces MATNLKLVDKEKSVDRSKALDAALAQIDRAFGKGSAMKLGSKEAMEVESISTGSLGLDIALGIGGLPKGRVIEVYGPESSGKTTLALHVIAEAQKAGGTAAFVDAEHALDPVYAKKLGVDIDELIVSQPDTGEQALEITDTLVRSNAIDILVVDSVAALVPRAEIEGEMGDSHVGLQARLMSQSLRKLTGSINRSKCMVIFINQLRMKIGVMYGNPEVTTGGNALKFYASVRLDIRRTGQIKDRDEVVGNSTRVKVVKNKVAPPFKQVEFDIMYGEGISKRGEILDLGVKADLVEKSGSWYSYDSVRIGQGRENAKMYLKENPEVCDRLEAAIRSRTDEVAEEMMAGPDANPDD; this is translated from the coding sequence ATGGCTACTAATCTTAAGTTGGTAGATAAGGAAAAATCCGTGGACCGTTCAAAGGCGCTCGACGCTGCGCTCGCTCAGATTGATCGCGCATTCGGCAAAGGCTCGGCGATGAAGCTGGGCTCGAAAGAGGCGATGGAAGTTGAATCCATTTCAACCGGTTCGCTCGGCCTTGATATTGCACTTGGCATAGGTGGCCTTCCGAAAGGCCGTGTCATTGAAGTCTATGGTCCAGAAAGCTCGGGTAAAACGACACTCGCGCTCCATGTCATTGCAGAGGCTCAGAAAGCTGGCGGGACGGCTGCGTTTGTCGACGCTGAGCACGCGCTTGACCCTGTTTATGCGAAAAAGCTTGGCGTGGACATTGATGAATTGATCGTCTCGCAACCCGATACCGGTGAACAGGCTCTGGAAATTACCGACACTCTCGTCCGCTCCAACGCGATTGACATCTTGGTAGTCGACTCGGTCGCGGCGCTTGTCCCCCGCGCGGAAATCGAAGGTGAAATGGGCGATTCCCATGTCGGCCTTCAGGCACGGTTGATGTCCCAATCGCTGCGCAAGCTGACCGGATCGATCAACCGTTCTAAATGTATGGTGATCTTCATTAACCAGCTACGCATGAAAATCGGCGTTATGTATGGCAATCCCGAGGTGACAACCGGCGGGAACGCGCTCAAGTTCTATGCATCTGTTCGCCTCGATATTCGCCGTACGGGCCAGATCAAGGACCGCGATGAAGTGGTAGGCAACTCCACCCGTGTCAAAGTGGTGAAGAACAAGGTTGCCCCGCCGTTCAAGCAGGTCGAGTTCGACATCATGTATGGTGAAGGTATCTCGAAGCGCGGTGAAATCCTTGATCTTGGCGTGAAGGCGGATCTGGTAGAGAAATCGGGTAGCTGGTATTCCTATGACAGCGTTCGCATTGGCCAGGGCCGTGAAAATGCCAAGATGTATCTCAAGGAAAATCCTGAAGTTTGTGACCGGTTGGAAGCTGCTATTCGCAGCCGCACTGATGAGGTCGCCGAGGAAATGATGGCGGGGCCGGACGCGAACCCCGACGACTGA
- the alaS gene encoding alanine--tRNA ligase: MTSTNDIRRSFLDFFGSADHAQVPSAPLVPYNDPTLMFVNAGMVPFKNVFTGLETPPAPRATSSQKCVRAGGKHNDLDNVGYTARHHTFFEMLGNFSFGDYFKEQAIENAWTLLTREWGLSRDRLTATVYHTDDEAFDLWRKISGLPEERIIRIPTNDNFWSMGETGPCGPCSEIFYDHGDHIFGGPPGSPDEDGDRFVEIWNLVFMQFDQQADGNRRDLPSPSIDTGMGLERVAAVMQGVHNNYDTDTFKALIAASERLTGVAAEGEQTASHRVIADHLRSTSFLMADGVLPSNEGRGYVLRRIMRRAMRHAHLLGASEPLMHRLVPGLVTEMGQAYPELARGQALIEEVLEREETQFRKTLDKGLKLLDEATGSMAQGAELDGETAFKLYDTYGFPYDLTEDALRARGIGVDRSGFDAAMTRQKEAARAAWKGSGEAASGEVWFDIAEREGGTEFTGYTATSGEGTVVAILKDGAEVSSAGAGDEAVVLTNQTPFYGESGGQTGDSGTISSSSGFAASVNDTSKPLGRLHAHHVSVTAGTVSVGDNVLLEVEAERRSQIRANHSATHLVHAALRNQLGGHVTQKGSLVAEDRLRFDFSHPKGLSDADIAAVEAEVNAEIRANEPVSTRLMSPDDAVEAGALALFGEKYGDEVRVLAMGRTGGEGRNFSVELCGGTHVKATGDIGVFRIVSESAVSSGVRRIEALTGEAARAWLVEREDALKAAAGAIRATPEEVPARITALLEERKRLEKELAEAKKALALGGGGASAGPDSADEEIGGIKFSGQVIEGLSPKELRPLLDEAKQRLGSGVAVIVAVNDGKASIAAGVTDDLSGQYSAVDFVRAGVEALGGKGGGGRPDMAQGGGPDGDKGDDAIAAAKAVISG; this comes from the coding sequence ATGACGTCAACCAATGATATTCGCCGGTCGTTTCTAGACTTCTTTGGCAGTGCTGATCACGCGCAGGTGCCCAGTGCCCCGCTTGTGCCCTATAACGACCCAACATTGATGTTCGTCAATGCGGGTATGGTGCCCTTCAAAAACGTGTTTACCGGTCTTGAGACACCTCCTGCACCGCGCGCAACGTCCTCACAAAAATGTGTGCGGGCAGGCGGCAAGCACAACGATCTCGATAATGTCGGTTATACTGCGCGTCATCACACATTCTTCGAGATGCTCGGCAACTTCTCTTTCGGCGATTACTTCAAAGAGCAAGCAATCGAGAATGCTTGGACGTTGCTGACCCGAGAATGGGGTCTTTCGCGAGATCGGCTCACTGCGACTGTCTATCATACAGATGATGAAGCGTTTGATTTGTGGCGTAAGATATCAGGACTGCCTGAAGAGCGGATCATCCGCATCCCGACCAACGATAACTTCTGGTCGATGGGCGAAACAGGGCCTTGCGGGCCGTGTTCGGAGATTTTCTACGATCACGGCGATCACATTTTTGGCGGACCTCCCGGCAGTCCTGACGAAGATGGCGATCGTTTTGTCGAAATCTGGAATTTGGTCTTCATGCAGTTTGACCAACAGGCAGATGGCAACCGGCGCGACCTGCCCAGTCCTTCGATCGATACCGGAATGGGCTTGGAGCGTGTCGCTGCGGTAATGCAGGGTGTACACAACAATTACGACACAGACACGTTTAAGGCGCTGATCGCTGCGTCGGAGCGCTTAACTGGCGTAGCCGCCGAAGGTGAGCAGACAGCCAGCCACCGGGTCATTGCAGATCACCTTCGCTCGACCAGTTTCTTGATGGCAGACGGTGTTTTGCCATCAAACGAAGGGCGCGGATACGTGCTTCGCCGAATCATGCGCCGCGCGATGCGGCACGCACATTTACTGGGTGCGAGCGAGCCACTGATGCATCGGCTTGTCCCGGGATTGGTCACGGAAATGGGCCAGGCGTATCCTGAGCTGGCGCGCGGTCAGGCGTTGATTGAAGAAGTTCTTGAACGCGAAGAAACACAATTCCGCAAGACACTCGACAAGGGGTTAAAGCTGCTCGACGAAGCGACGGGCTCCATGGCTCAGGGCGCGGAGCTCGACGGTGAAACCGCATTCAAGCTCTACGACACATATGGCTTCCCATATGACTTGACTGAAGACGCGCTGCGCGCGCGCGGGATCGGCGTTGATCGCAGCGGTTTCGATGCGGCGATGACGCGGCAGAAAGAGGCAGCACGTGCTGCCTGGAAGGGTTCCGGTGAAGCCGCATCGGGCGAAGTCTGGTTTGACATCGCCGAGCGCGAAGGCGGAACTGAATTCACAGGTTACACGGCGACATCGGGTGAAGGCACAGTCGTCGCGATTCTTAAGGATGGCGCGGAAGTTTCCAGCGCTGGGGCCGGCGACGAAGCCGTGGTTCTCACCAATCAGACGCCGTTTTACGGCGAAAGCGGTGGTCAAACCGGAGACAGCGGCACAATCTCGTCGTCCAGTGGGTTTGCGGCCTCGGTCAATGACACGAGCAAACCTCTCGGGCGCCTCCACGCGCATCACGTTTCGGTTACAGCCGGGACTGTGTCGGTTGGCGACAATGTACTCCTCGAAGTTGAAGCAGAACGCCGTTCACAGATACGCGCAAACCATTCGGCGACCCACCTGGTACATGCGGCCTTGCGCAATCAGCTGGGCGGGCATGTCACACAAAAAGGGTCGCTTGTTGCCGAGGATCGCCTTCGGTTCGACTTCTCTCATCCGAAAGGGTTGAGCGATGCGGACATTGCAGCGGTTGAAGCTGAAGTGAATGCTGAAATTCGTGCCAATGAGCCTGTGTCGACGCGCTTGATGAGCCCAGACGATGCAGTCGAGGCGGGAGCTTTGGCACTGTTCGGTGAGAAGTACGGAGATGAAGTCCGTGTGCTCGCAATGGGCCGTACGGGCGGGGAAGGGCGCAATTTTTCAGTTGAGCTGTGCGGTGGCACTCACGTCAAAGCGACTGGCGATATTGGTGTCTTCCGTATTGTTTCGGAGAGCGCCGTGTCATCTGGAGTGCGCCGGATCGAAGCGCTGACTGGTGAAGCGGCGCGAGCTTGGCTTGTAGAGCGCGAAGATGCGCTAAAGGCGGCTGCTGGAGCCATTCGTGCGACCCCTGAAGAGGTGCCGGCACGGATCACTGCGCTGCTTGAAGAGCGGAAACGGCTTGAGAAAGAGCTCGCCGAGGCGAAAAAGGCACTCGCTTTAGGTGGCGGGGGAGCTTCTGCTGGACCTGATTCTGCCGACGAAGAGATTGGTGGGATCAAGTTTAGTGGTCAGGTTATTGAGGGTCTGAGCCCCAAAGAGCTGCGCCCCCTGCTTGATGAGGCCAAACAACGTCTCGGCTCCGGCGTTGCGGTCATCGTTGCCGTAAATGATGGGAAGGCCAGCATTGCAGCTGGTGTGACCGACGATCTCAGTGGTCAGTACAGCGCTGTTGATTTTGTCCGTGCTGGTGTCGAAGCGCTTGGCGGGAAGGGCGGCGGAGGCCGGCCTGATATGGCCCAGGGCGGCGGTCCCGATGGCGACAAGGGCGATGATGCGATTGCGGCAGCAAAGGCCGTTATTAGCGGATAA